The Lycium barbarum isolate Lr01 chromosome 11, ASM1917538v2, whole genome shotgun sequence genome contains the following window.
GGTCCATCAAACTCATTATCTGATAAAGATAGTATTTGAAGTTCTGAACAATTTGACAAGCTTGTAGGCATATGACCATGAAGCTTGTTAAGTGACACATAAAGCCCTTTGAGTTTTGGGAGACCATTGCATAAACCACTGGGAAGATTTCCTGATAAGCTGTTGTTTGTAAATCCAATGGATTCGATTCTAGAAATATTGAAATTTGTGAATGGTATAGAACCCGTAAGTTGATTACATTGCATGGATAACAAGTTCAAGTTGTGCAGATTGCCAATTCCTTCTGGAATGTTTCCTTGAAGTAAATTGTAAGATATTTCTAAAGTCTCCAACCTTGAGGCATTCGAGAGTGACAAAGGAATAGAGCCTATGAGCTTGTTACCCCCCAAGTTTAATTCTCTAAGGTTTATAAGACTTCCAATCACTTTTGGGATTTGACCATCTATGGAATTGAATTTCAGATTTAAAGTCTCAAGTGTGGAAATATTAGAAAATGAAGAAGGGATGGTACCAGTGAAACTATTATTTCCAAGATTTAGAACTTGAAGTTGGTGTAAAAACCCAAACAAGGAAGGAACCTCCCCGCTGAAGCTGTTGAAACTTAAACTGACGTAAGCGTGCCATTTCTTGAGGCAAATTGCCATAGAAATTGTTGCTTCCCAAGTCAAGAGAAACAAGAAATGAGAGGTTACCAAAATTATGGGGAATTGTTCCTGTAAGAGCCATGTTGGAAAGATTCAAGGACTTCACTCTCTGGTGGCGAGAGCCACAAGTGACTCCAACCCAATGGCAAACAGAAGTAGCGGAAGACCAGCTTTCATCTAAGTAGTGAAAGGGGTCTGAACTGATTTCGGATTTCAGGGAAAGAACAACTAATTGATCAGTGGTAATGTTGGTATGAGTCATGGCTGAACTAGCCATAACATAGTGAACCAAAAAGAGTGTTGAGAGAAAAGAGGTGAATGCATTCTCCATAATTGCATAAAGTGGTAGGAATATGGATATGGTTAGTAATGATGTGGGTTTAAGACTTTAAATAGCAATGAGAACTCCCTTTTTATCCTCTTGATTTTTTCATTCACATATCTTTTAAGAAAACAGTAAAAGATTTCCTAATTGATTATGTCATCTCAAGACTAATAATACAACTAAATTGGAGCTCAAAGAAACCAAAAAGTGACTTTAATTTGTTCAAATGGCAGACCAAGAAAGAAATATAACTAGTTTTTGACTCGAAAAGGAGTCGTCCACTAACTTTAGCAACCAAATATAAGATGCTCAATAACACAGCAACACTGAATTGAATTATGTCATAGGTATATATTATGTTGTAAGATGAACCCATAATTTCAATATCACAATGAATTTATAAGAACGACTTTCATTTTCCTCACAGGTGACAGAAAATAAAGCTGTGCGCTCCAAAAAATAAGTCACAACAAACAAATTTAAGGGACACATGAAATTCATAATTTGAGAGgatcttctttattttttttttaaactccagTGGACACAGGTGAAATTCATAATTTAAATTAACGTTAAGACACTGACTATTACTCCCTCCCTTGTAGGGAAAACATCCCTAATTGCCCACCCAGCTCAAACTAATTACCCGCCCATGCCCCTCCCAAACTATTTTCGCTTCTGCCCAACCCAACCCAAACTAATTAGTCAACGTGCCCCTCGCCCAAACCCCTTCCTCCATGATAtcatcgcagtatatttatatatcatgatggtatcatagagatTTTTTTCGTGAAAAGTGTGTCTTTTAAATAGATGAACTTGATcatccataataccatctcaatatatttatatactataatggtatcatagaggactaagagaaggaccgAAGTAGTCTTCGATGATAcaatctcagtatatttatataccatgttggtatcataatttgGGGCATCTCGGATAAATAGTTTTAATTTTTTCTGGGGGTATGGGCGGGTAATTATTTTGGTTTGAGGGGGCAcgcgctcccccccccccctcccaaaaaaatttatacacactctttcctttttagtcagtcaaaAGAAGAATGACACCTTTACATAGTTGTAACAATTGAACtataaattttcaattttacccTCAATGAAATGATTTGTAGTCACACATTTCTCAATgtcttattttagaccacaagttccaaaagttttcttttatttgttAAACTCTGTGCCCGGTCAAACACCCTCATACAAcatgagacagagggagtatatcatAATGAATAGTGATTTAGTTTTTGTGCCGCGTAAGACCCATTTAAAGGGGAAGCACTTTCTATGAGGAATTTTTTCATAGCCAGAGTATAATCAAAATCTCTAATTAAATAAAGAGGAATCATATTCATCTCACCAAAATATTTGACACTAACTTTTACAGCTTGTTTTTCTAAGTATTTATTCCTAGAAAGAACAAACATTtatttgttttggttgttatcATTTGACTCTTAACTTATGTGGGTCCCGAGGACTTGACCAACTTGCAACCTGTAATTAGTACAAAATTATTCCGCTAACCAATCCTAAGACTTGTGCCAGACTGCAAGTGATCAACAAGTCTTGCTTTCATTTTCTTAACAATTGTGTGATGAAAGTAGTGATATATCTACTAAAAAATTATATACACTAGCTATTACATTTTGGTTACCTTACAGGTAACTTGATGATGTAGTAAAAACATTTACATTATCAAGAAGGGCGAATTTTTTCCCCATCTAAGAGATTTTAAAGGAGTTAGCTACTTATTTTATTACtctctccggataaaaaaaaaaaaagttcacttagtcatttgcacaccccttaagaaactacTCACTCCAAGAAAAACAATTATGTAAATTGACTAGACTACCCCAAATTAAATAGGATtaagatttgatcacataacacatAATAGGAGCAAATCTGAaaagataaggttaattgtttctttatgtaataagtgaacactttttttgataaaaaaaaaagaagttaagtggacacttctttttttttttatctgaggGAGTACTATATTATAATTTAAATATTTAGATGAGATTGATTAATAtagatatcatatcatcatactatTCTAAAAGTGAGAAGACCTAAAAGGTTGAATTATCAAAATATCCATTAAAAGTTAAACGACATTTTTACCCCTTATCTAAACACTATTTCTATACTATTTTTACAGCAAATAGTAAATTCATACATACCAATAAATGATAAATGAATCAATtaaataatgaataaataaattaGCTGGTAAGTTCCATGTATCTGCCAAAGCAATTATTGCAGTCTGCTCATTTTCATCTAAACTTtgatatttttttcaaatttaaaaatcctAAAAGCCACCTTTTTAATTACATTCTCTTAATTGCACCAATAAAGTTTTCGAATCAAAATAAAAGAGGACGAACTAAAGTGCTTTTCTGCTAAAAGAAAAAATCCAAACAGGCACGTCTTCATGTATTTATttttgtttggaaaaaaaaaaacgtctCGTCCGCTTCTTTATCCCACATTAACATTCTATTTATGTGCTTAAAAATACTCCATTAACTCTGTCTATAAGTCCCCTTTCTCCCACATTAACATTCTATTTATGTGCTTATAAATCCTCTATCAGTTATGTCTATAACTCCCAAATTATTTAAGTTGTGATATTATGATATCCTTTTGTATTACCAATATATGCCTATATAAGCTCATTATTAGCAGGAAACCCAAAATAAGATTTGCTCAGAAAATTACAGTCTGTTCAAGAATTAACAATCTTTTAGATT
Protein-coding sequences here:
- the LOC132620239 gene encoding probable inactive leucine-rich repeat receptor kinase XIAO, translated to MAICLKKWHAYVSLSFNSFSGEVPSLFGFLHQLQVLNLGNNSFTGTIPSSFSNISTLETLNLKFNSIDGQIPKVIGSLINLRELNLGGNKLIGSIPLSLSNASRLETLEISYNLLQGNIPEGIGNLHNLNLLSMQCNQLTGSIPFTNFNISRIESIGFTNNSLSGNLPSGLCNGLPKLKGLYVSLNKLHGHMPTSLSNCSELQILSLSDNEFDGPIHGEIGRLPNLQRLDLGDNHFTGIIPQEIGNLVNLVKLGMERNQITGSVPISIHNEKQCESQVERKKNEQEDKVTVESHGRKNCFFSALNELELDTESVIILMETGCGEF